One window of the Rhodohalobacter sp. SW132 genome contains the following:
- a CDS encoding TonB-dependent receptor gives MNQTLLSKLIMKMLLVIPLLLIGTNGMAQHDVSGTVIDGNTMEPLPGVSILVMGTDQGTASNIDGEFSLSVPDQNSTLVFTYIGYVRQEVPLEGRNEITVELQPSILMGDDVVVVGYGTQRLESLTGSVASVSAEQMAKVPVPTVTHALQGMAPGLQLLDGGDRPGRNQLNLLIRGQGTLGRGDPGSANASRPLVLVDGVEANLANVDINDVERVSVLKDASSAAIYGSRAANGVILVTTKRGAAQGRVQVSYNGYIGMQNITAWPEQVDAETHMRLANVARTNFLNWCLDGRDPNAQTEAACYDNPSYAPRYSEEYIQNTISSNDRDAFPADDHVDAMFNPAPIRDHTLRVSGGNETARYALSLNHMGEDGLMPNTGANRTGVRLNTDFQLTEQISGGVDVSATRRWDTIPAENWGSTFFLIHDTPPTIRTRYTDGTYGLNLFGHSPLAYAEVSGSEDRVFWDGTLTGRFNYQIVPGIVEIQTLASYDYGSMDWERFRTNPALIDDYPSNGTNWGPSFGENRTNTSRQLTLRALADYSYIFDQIHEVSGVVGYEQIEYNFEEFRAWRDQFYNNELRQLNLGNSANDGNSGFGNEWALHSGFTRFNYTLLDRYMFEFNARYDGSSRFAEGNRYGFFPSFSLGWRLSEESFFNVDWVNELKFRGSWGKLGNQDVPLYSYYSSINLGIPYYLGNSGGTQAVGGAATNLVNEDLSWETTTVINFGVDTRFLNDRLSMSAELYTRRTEDILLQLPVPDMVGLDAAYQNAGVVENKGWELSLGWEDVVGDVSYGINLNLSDNRNEVVDLFGTGPYVLGGNLDGHVVQEGSPIGAWYGLEAVGLFNSYEEIDNHAQVAGWETRLGDVIFKDQNGDGIINDEDRVVIGDPNPRYIFGVNLNMGWRNFDMSAFFQGVGKRDQYLGLGFAQGPVWENFTSEWHKDHWTPDNPDARHPAYYSNYNRNYYTTNSWWILDGSFVKLRNLQLGYSLPQTLINRLGIQNVRLYANGKNLWTRHNLGLDLDPEYPWTVGDYYPQTRVISMGANISF, from the coding sequence ATGAACCAAACGTTACTCTCTAAATTAATTATGAAGATGTTGCTGGTAATTCCGCTTCTCCTTATCGGGACAAACGGAATGGCTCAGCACGACGTATCGGGTACGGTGATCGATGGGAACACCATGGAGCCGTTACCGGGTGTAAGTATTCTTGTTATGGGAACCGATCAGGGAACCGCCTCAAATATTGACGGTGAATTCTCACTTTCTGTACCTGATCAAAACTCAACTCTTGTTTTCACCTACATTGGCTACGTGAGACAGGAAGTTCCTCTCGAAGGAAGAAATGAAATTACTGTTGAACTTCAACCAAGCATCCTCATGGGGGATGATGTTGTGGTTGTTGGATATGGTACACAAAGATTAGAAAGTCTGACAGGATCTGTAGCATCCGTTTCGGCGGAACAGATGGCAAAAGTTCCTGTTCCAACGGTGACTCACGCTCTGCAGGGTATGGCTCCGGGACTTCAGCTGCTGGATGGTGGTGACAGGCCCGGCCGAAATCAATTAAACTTACTTATTCGAGGTCAGGGTACATTAGGACGTGGAGATCCTGGAAGTGCAAATGCATCCAGACCTCTGGTGCTTGTTGACGGTGTAGAGGCAAATCTTGCAAATGTTGATATAAACGATGTAGAAAGGGTGTCCGTACTCAAAGATGCTTCTTCCGCTGCCATCTATGGCTCTCGTGCTGCGAATGGTGTAATTTTGGTTACAACCAAACGGGGAGCAGCCCAGGGAAGGGTTCAGGTTTCTTACAATGGATACATTGGTATGCAGAATATTACTGCGTGGCCTGAACAGGTAGATGCTGAAACCCATATGCGACTTGCAAACGTGGCCAGAACGAACTTTCTGAACTGGTGTCTTGATGGACGGGATCCAAATGCTCAGACTGAAGCCGCATGTTATGATAATCCAAGCTATGCACCAAGATATTCAGAGGAGTATATCCAGAATACGATTTCTAGTAACGATCGTGATGCATTTCCTGCTGATGATCATGTGGATGCAATGTTCAATCCGGCTCCGATACGCGATCATACCTTGCGTGTATCGGGTGGAAATGAAACCGCCAGGTATGCACTTTCTCTGAATCACATGGGTGAGGATGGCTTGATGCCAAATACTGGTGCAAATCGAACTGGAGTTCGTTTAAATACCGATTTCCAATTAACTGAGCAGATTTCTGGTGGTGTTGATGTGTCGGCGACACGTCGCTGGGACACAATTCCTGCAGAAAACTGGGGCTCTACATTTTTCCTTATTCACGATACACCTCCCACTATAAGAACCCGATATACGGATGGTACATATGGCCTGAACTTATTTGGCCATAGCCCTTTAGCGTATGCTGAAGTCAGCGGTAGTGAAGATCGGGTATTCTGGGATGGTACACTTACAGGACGGTTCAACTATCAAATAGTACCCGGAATCGTAGAAATTCAAACTCTTGCGTCATATGACTATGGAAGTATGGATTGGGAGAGATTCCGTACAAATCCGGCTCTGATTGATGATTATCCATCAAATGGTACCAATTGGGGACCAAGTTTTGGTGAAAATCGAACGAACACATCCCGGCAGTTAACTCTTCGGGCTCTGGCAGATTATTCCTACATCTTCGATCAAATTCATGAGGTGTCTGGTGTTGTCGGTTATGAGCAAATTGAGTATAACTTCGAAGAGTTTCGTGCGTGGAGGGATCAATTCTACAATAACGAACTCAGACAGTTGAATCTGGGTAATTCAGCAAATGACGGGAATTCGGGTTTTGGTAACGAATGGGCCCTGCATTCTGGTTTCACACGATTCAATTACACGCTTCTGGATCGTTATATGTTTGAATTCAATGCACGGTATGATGGGTCAAGCCGCTTTGCGGAAGGAAATCGTTATGGATTTTTCCCGTCATTTTCCCTTGGCTGGAGACTTTCTGAAGAATCATTTTTCAATGTAGATTGGGTAAATGAATTGAAATTCCGTGGTTCGTGGGGTAAACTGGGGAATCAGGATGTGCCTCTTTATTCCTATTATTCCTCCATCAACTTGGGGATTCCTTATTACTTAGGGAATTCCGGCGGTACTCAGGCTGTAGGCGGGGCTGCTACAAATCTTGTGAACGAGGACCTTTCCTGGGAGACTACCACTGTGATAAATTTCGGGGTGGATACAAGGTTTCTAAATGACCGGTTATCGATGTCGGCGGAATTGTATACACGGCGAACAGAAGACATTCTACTCCAATTACCTGTTCCTGATATGGTTGGTCTTGATGCTGCCTATCAAAATGCAGGAGTTGTTGAAAATAAAGGATGGGAATTATCTCTCGGATGGGAAGATGTTGTAGGGGATGTTAGTTATGGAATAAACCTTAACCTTTCGGATAACCGCAATGAGGTAGTGGATTTATTCGGCACTGGCCCTTATGTCTTGGGCGGGAATCTTGATGGCCATGTTGTGCAGGAAGGATCTCCGATTGGAGCCTGGTATGGACTTGAAGCCGTAGGATTATTCAACTCATACGAGGAAATTGATAATCATGCGCAAGTTGCCGGGTGGGAAACACGCCTTGGTGATGTAATCTTTAAAGATCAGAATGGAGATGGCATTATCAATGACGAAGATCGTGTAGTGATTGGTGATCCGAACCCGAGATATATATTTGGGGTAAATCTCAATATGGGATGGAGAAACTTCGACATGAGTGCATTTTTTCAGGGCGTTGGAAAGCGTGACCAATATCTGGGTCTTGGATTTGCCCAGGGGCCGGTTTGGGAAAACTTTACTTCGGAATGGCATAAAGACCACTGGACTCCTGATAATCCTGATGCCAGACATCCGGCTTACTATTCCAACTATAACCGAAATTATTACACTACAAATTCCTGGTGGATTTT